AAGCATAAGATAAAACTCCAACGTTATATCACGAGGAACGACATCAGAGGAGGCTCAACAATCGGCCCCATCCATGCCACTTCTTTGGGGATAAAGACCGTCGACATCGGCGAGCCCATACTGTCGATGCATTCGTGTAGAGAGCTGATGTCGTGCCACGACCACATTGCGCTGTGCAAGCTCCTTGAAAAGTTCCTGATCGACGGCTGCGAAGCATAAAAAAAGCCTCTTCAGGAAATACTGAAGAAGCTTTTTTGTCGCACTTAGAGTTTTTTAATGCTTATTCAATATGCTGAATATGCTGAATATGCTGTTCGATTCCCTGCAGAGTTTGTTTCTGCGTCTGAGCTTGATAGATTTTATAGCCACATGCTGCAACACCTATCACAATCAAAGCCAAAGCAGCAGTTGCAACAATAGTAGTAAGCGCAGCAATACACTCTGCTGTGCTTAATAATAGCGCGGATCCAAATGTAATAGAATATCCTAATAGCGATGATATCCCTGAATATACCCCAGCAATAGCAAAAACATTGGCTGCCAATACGCCAATTGCTCTTGGACTTATTCTGACACTCTGTTTGTGGAGCTTAAAAACTTTTCTGAATATTGAGCTAATAGGCTTGTTTGCCAAATATCCAACTCCACCCAAAACAGCACCTCCTGCTGCTCCTACTGGGCTGCTAAAAGCTGTAGCAACTAAAACTGTAGCACCAACAGAATAAGCCAAATAGCAAGACTCTTTAGCTAGAGGACGCATATTAAGCAGTCTTCTTATTGATGCTGGTATTGCTATTGGTGTTTCTTGTGGTATTGGTGGTGGTGGTGTTGATGGTGGTGTTGATGGTGGTGTTGATGGTGGTGTTGATGGTGGTGGCGGTGGTGGTGTTCTTGTTGGTGGTCCTCCTATTGATGACGCTCCTTCTACTAATGCAACCATAATTTTTTATCCTTTTGTTTGTTGTTTTATATTTAATATATATAAGCTATTTGTTATTTTATGCAGCAATTATAATATTAATATGATTAAAAGTCAAATATTTATTTGTTTTGCGTGAGGATCTTTATTATGTATTGTCGAATCAAACAAACGGCATAGTGCACGAATGGCACACAAAAAAGACCTTTGCCGTGAAAACAGCAAAGGTCTTATCATTTTTCAGATCTTTTAGCTCTCTTTATTCTATAGAGACAGCGAAGTATGCTGGGAACGCGAAGTCGTTGTTCGAGCGTTCGAGTCCTATTACGGCGACTTCTTTTCCTACTTTTTCTTGTAGGTCTACATTAGTGCTATATATGTATGCCACTGGTATTCCGTGTTTGAGTACGACAAAGTCTCCAGGCTTATTTTTTACTACTGCGGAGTATGGCTCCAGTATGCCTGTTATCTTCTTGGCATCAATCTTCTGCTCTTCGTAGAACTCTACGATATTTTTGTCTTCGTTATCGGTTTTCCATGATTCGTATAGTGCCTGTTCTTTAGGCGTCCAAATACGCATCTTATCTGTCATGTCTAGCATGATAGTTTCGTTTCCACTGACGAGGTGCATTTCAAATAATGCCTCTGTGT
The Waddliaceae bacterium DNA segment above includes these coding regions:
- a CDS encoding M18 family aminopeptidase; this encodes KHKIKLQRYITRNDIRGGSTIGPIHATSLGIKTVDIGEPILSMHSCRELMSCHDHIALCKLLEKFLIDGCEA